TGCCGGTGCCTTGAACCTAATTGCCGTTTGCCGTGAGAACAACCTCAAAGACACGCTCCATTTCTTGAAGCAGTCTGGTATACGCGTAGTGGCCTGTACTGAGAAAGCCGAAGAAGAACTTACCGATGCCTCTGTAGACCTAACCGGACCTCTGGCCATCATGATGGGCAGCGAAGAGGACGGCATCTCCCCGGAATACCTGAAGAAGGCAGACGTACGCGTAAAAATCCCGATGACGGGCCAAATTCAGTCCCTGAACGTGTCTGTAGCCAGCGGCATTGTTTTATATGAAACATTAAGACAACGCAGCAAGGCCTAAACCACCAAGCCTTATACAACGGAACGGCCCGCTATCTCAACAATAGCGGGCCGTTCCGTTTTTAGCCTGTTTTCCGGGGAATAGCCCAAAAACGGCTTAGATGTATTGGTTGCCTTTTTGAGACTTGGCATCAGAGACAAAGTCCTTCACCTTCTGCTCGTCCTCGCGGCGGCAGATCATGAGCACGTTGTCATGTTCGGCAATGATATAATCTGTGAGGCCCTGCACTACCACCAGTTGGTCTTTGGGTGTTTTGATGATGCAGTTGTTCACGTCATATAGCAGAATATTGCCGTCTACCACGTTACCCTCAGAGGTTTTGTCTGTCACGCTGTAGAGTGAATTCCAACTGCCCAGGTCTGACCAGCCAAAATCGCCTTCAATCACAAACACGTTGTCGGCCTTCTCCATGATACCGTAGTCAATGGAGATGTTGCGCGAATGGGAATAAGCTCTATTGATGAAAGCTTCTTCCTTGTCTGTGTTCAACACGGCGCGTCCTTCTTCAAAGGTGTCGGCTAGTTCACCTAAATGCTCTTCAAAAGCCTGTACAATGGCCTTTACGTTCCAGATGAAGATACCAGAGTTCCAGACAAACTCGCCGCTGTCAATAAACATCTGGGCAATCTCCAGGGAGGGCTTCTCGGTAAAGGTTTTTACCTTTTTGAGGTCATCCTGGTGGTCATTGTCAAGGAACTGAATGTAGCCGTAGCCGGTGTCAGGACGAGTGGGTTTGATGCCCAGCGTTACCAGAATGTCTCGGTTTTTGGTGGCTTCCAGCGCTTGATTGATGCATTTCTTGAAAGACTCCTCGCGCAGGATCACATGGTCTGCCGGGCTCACCACAATATTGGCGTTGGGGTCTTTGGCCAGAATCTTATAGGTGGCATAGGCAATGCATGGCGCCGTGTTGCGGCCAATGGGCTCTAGCAGCAACTGCTCCTCTGCCAAATTGGGCAAATGCTCTTTTACCAGCGATGCGTACTCTTTATTGGTCACCACATAGATGTGCTCTGGCGGGCAGATGCCTTCAAACCGCTTAACGGTTGACTGCAACAGGCTTTCGCCAATGCCCAGCACGTCATGGAACTGCTTAGGGTGATTGATGCGGCTAAACGGCCAAAAACGGCTGCCAATGCCGCCGGCCATGATCACCACGTAGGTATTCGCGTTCATGTCTAAATTAATCCTTCTTTCAGCAAATCGTGCAGATGCACAAACCCCACAAAGGTACCAGATTTAGTGACAATGAGCTGCGTAATGTTTTTTTGTTGCATAATGGTCAACGCTTCGGCGGCGTACGCGTCTACGTCAATGGTGAGAGGAGAGGGCGTCATGATGTCCTGGGCATGAATTCCTTTAAGGTCTTCATGGTTGGAAAGCATGCGGCGCAAATCTCCATCGGTAATAATGCCTACCAATTCTCCCTGCGCGTCTACCACGGCTGTAGCACCAAGTCGTTTGGAAGAAATTTCAATGATGATTTCTTTTAGCGCTGCGTCTACCAACACTTTGGGAGCGGCGTTCAACAAGACTAAGTCATCTACTTTCAAATACAGGCGCTTGCCTAAGGATCCGCCCGGGTGTAAAGCGCCAAAATCTTCACTGCTAAAGTTTCTTGCTTCTAACAAGCAAACGGCCAACGCATCTGCCAAGGCCAGGTGGGCCGTGGTGCTGGTGGTAGGCGCTAAATTGTTAGGGCAGGCTTCTTTCTCAATGGTGGCGTTCAGGACGAAATCTGCCTGTTGGGCCAGGTAAGAATCTATGTTGGAGACAAGAGCCGCCAGCTGGGCACCCTTGCGCTTGAGGAGCGGCACCAGCACTTTTATCTCTGGGGTGTTGCCGCTTTTGGAGAGGCAGATGACAAAGTCCTCAGATTGTATCATACCAAGGTCACCGTGAATGGCGTCTGCCGCGTGCATAAACAGCGCAGGCGTTCCGGTGGAGTTGAGGGTGGCCACAATTTTGGTGGCAATGTTGGCGCTTTTCCCTATTCCAGTGACCACTACCCGGCCTTTAATGGCCAAAATAGCCTGCACACAGGCTTCAAACTCATCATTAATATAGTCTGCCAATTTTAACACCGCAGCCGCTTCTTGTTGCAGGACATTTTTTGCGATGTTTTTGATATTTTTCGTGATATTCAAGTTAAATTTGTATTAGACAAGACAACAAAAGACAGTTTACCAGAACCTGGTTTATAACACAGGAAACTCACATGTTAGTGAAACAAGACAATTTTTTAAAAAACAAATTAAAGGAAGTTTTTGGCTATAGTCAATTCAGGGGCAACCAAGAAGCTATAATTGAGAACATCATGGCAGGCAAGAACACGTTTGTGATCATGCCCACCGGCGCCGGCAAGTCGCTTTGCTACCAGCTGCCCGCGCTGGCTATGGAAGGGACGGCCATCGTCATTTCGCCTTTAATTGCCCTGATGAAGAATCAGGTGGACCAATTGAATGCCTTTGGGGTGAACGCACAGTTCTTGAATTCTACCCTGACCAAGGCAGAGATTAACCGCGTAAAGAGGGAGACCATCAATGGAGATGTGAAGTTGCTGTACGTGGCACCAGAATCACTAACCAAAGAAGAGACCCTGGACTTTTTAAAGCAGGCCAACATCACCTTCGTGGCCATTGACGAGGCGCACTGTATTTCTGAGTGGGGCCATGACTTCAGGCCAGAGTACCGCAAAATCAGAGGCATCATTGACAGCATTGGCAACCTGCCCATCATTGCCCTTACCGCCACGGCCACGCCCAAGGTGCAGCTGGACATCCAGCGCAACCTGCAAATGGACGACGCTTCTGTGTTCAAGTCTTCTTTCAATAGAACCAACCTGTACTACGAGGTGCGCCCTAAGCACCAGACCAAAAAGCAGGTCATCAAATACATCAAGAAAAACAAAGGCAAGAGTGGCATCATCTACTGCCTCAGCCGCAAGAAGGTAGAAGAGATTGCCGAGCTGCTGAAGGTAAATGACATCAAAGCCCTTCCGTACCACGCCGGTCTGGACGCCCCCATCAGGATGGCGAACCAGGATGCGTTTCTGAACGAAGAAGCCGATGTGATTGTGGCCACCATTGCCTTTGGCATGGGCATTGACAAACCAGACGTACGCTTTGTAATCCATTATGACACGCCTAAGTCCATTGAGGGCTACTACCAGGAGACGGGCCGGGCCGGACGTGACGGACTGGAGGGTAACTGCCTCATGTTCTACAGCTATGATGACATTGTCAAGCTGGAGAAGTTCAGCAAGGACAAGCCGGTGACGGAGCGCGACAACTCCAAGTTGTTGCTGCAGGAAATGGCCTCGTATGCAGACTCAGCGGTGTGTAGAAGAAGACAGCTGTTGCATTACTTCGGGGAGATGTACAACAAGGATTGTGGCTTCTGTGACAACTGCGTGCACCCTAAAGAGAAGTTTGAAGCCGAGAAAGAGTTAATCCTAGCCATTAAAGCCGTGCAGCAGACCAAGGAGCGCTTCCCGATGGACCACTTGGTACACGTGCTCATGGGCATGAAAGACCAGTACGTGGAGAGCTACAGCCATGACCAGCTGGAGGTCTACGGAGCCGGCAAGGAGCATGACGCCGCCTACTGGACCTCGGTGCTGCGCCAGGCCTTGTTGTTTGACTACCTGGAGAAAGACATTGAGAACTTCGGGACGGTGAAAATCTCTGCCAAAGGGGCAGAGTACCTCAAGAAGCCGCATCCCATCAAATTCGCGAAAGACCATAACTTTGAGGAAGAGGTACAGCAGGAAGAAGAGAAGGTAGAAACCCAGGCCGCGGCCGGGCATGATACCGTGCTGTTTGATATGCTCAAGTCCCTGCGCAAGAAAATGGCGAAGGAGCTAAGCTTGCCGCCGTACGTGCTCTTCCAGGATCCGTCCATCAAGGAAATGGCCACAACCTATCCCACCAACAGAGAAGACCTGGCGCACATTGCCGGGGTGGGCATGGGCAAGGTGCAGAAGTTTGGCAAGCCGTTCCTGGACCTCATTACCAAATACGTAGAGGAGAACGACATTGTCACCGCCGCCGATGTGGTGGTGAAGACCACCGTCAACAAGTCCAAGCTCAAGATTTACGTGATTCAGCAGATTGACAAGAAAATGGACCTGGAGGAGATTGCCTCTACCAAATCCATCACCATGGCCGAGCTGATTGAGGAGATTGAACACATCTGCTACTCGGGCACCAAGCTCAACCTGGACTACTACATCAACGGAGTTCTGGACCAGGAGCGTCAGCAGGAGGTAATGGACTACTTCATGCACGCCACCACAGACAACATGGCCGAAGCCATGAAAGAACTGGGCACCGATGATTACACCGAGGACGACCTGCGTTTGATGCGCATCAAGTTCTTGTCTAAATATGCCAACTAAGGCAGACCGTAAGCAGAAAAAAGAAAAAGCAGGTGGGAGTCACCTGCTTTTTTTGTTTCCTTTGTGGAGCACTTCG
The nucleotide sequence above comes from Nibribacter ruber. Encoded proteins:
- a CDS encoding mannose-1-phosphate guanylyltransferase, which codes for MNANTYVVIMAGGIGSRFWPFSRINHPKQFHDVLGIGESLLQSTVKRFEGICPPEHIYVVTNKEYASLVKEHLPNLAEEQLLLEPIGRNTAPCIAYATYKILAKDPNANIVVSPADHVILREESFKKCINQALEATKNRDILVTLGIKPTRPDTGYGYIQFLDNDHQDDLKKVKTFTEKPSLEIAQMFIDSGEFVWNSGIFIWNVKAIVQAFEEHLGELADTFEEGRAVLNTDKEEAFINRAYSHSRNISIDYGIMEKADNVFVIEGDFGWSDLGSWNSLYSVTDKTSEGNVVDGNILLYDVNNCIIKTPKDQLVVVQGLTDYIIAEHDNVLMICRREDEQKVKDFVSDAKSQKGNQYI
- a CDS encoding KpsF/GutQ family sugar-phosphate isomerase, which codes for MNITKNIKNIAKNVLQQEAAAVLKLADYINDEFEACVQAILAIKGRVVVTGIGKSANIATKIVATLNSTGTPALFMHAADAIHGDLGMIQSEDFVICLSKSGNTPEIKVLVPLLKRKGAQLAALVSNIDSYLAQQADFVLNATIEKEACPNNLAPTTSTTAHLALADALAVCLLEARNFSSEDFGALHPGGSLGKRLYLKVDDLVLLNAAPKVLVDAALKEIIIEISSKRLGATAVVDAQGELVGIITDGDLRRMLSNHEDLKGIHAQDIMTPSPLTIDVDAYAAEALTIMQQKNITQLIVTKSGTFVGFVHLHDLLKEGLI
- the recQ gene encoding DNA helicase RecQ: MLVKQDNFLKNKLKEVFGYSQFRGNQEAIIENIMAGKNTFVIMPTGAGKSLCYQLPALAMEGTAIVISPLIALMKNQVDQLNAFGVNAQFLNSTLTKAEINRVKRETINGDVKLLYVAPESLTKEETLDFLKQANITFVAIDEAHCISEWGHDFRPEYRKIRGIIDSIGNLPIIALTATATPKVQLDIQRNLQMDDASVFKSSFNRTNLYYEVRPKHQTKKQVIKYIKKNKGKSGIIYCLSRKKVEEIAELLKVNDIKALPYHAGLDAPIRMANQDAFLNEEADVIVATIAFGMGIDKPDVRFVIHYDTPKSIEGYYQETGRAGRDGLEGNCLMFYSYDDIVKLEKFSKDKPVTERDNSKLLLQEMASYADSAVCRRRQLLHYFGEMYNKDCGFCDNCVHPKEKFEAEKELILAIKAVQQTKERFPMDHLVHVLMGMKDQYVESYSHDQLEVYGAGKEHDAAYWTSVLRQALLFDYLEKDIENFGTVKISAKGAEYLKKPHPIKFAKDHNFEEEVQQEEEKVETQAAAGHDTVLFDMLKSLRKKMAKELSLPPYVLFQDPSIKEMATTYPTNREDLAHIAGVGMGKVQKFGKPFLDLITKYVEENDIVTAADVVVKTTVNKSKLKIYVIQQIDKKMDLEEIASTKSITMAELIEEIEHICYSGTKLNLDYYINGVLDQERQQEVMDYFMHATTDNMAEAMKELGTDDYTEDDLRLMRIKFLSKYAN